The Malus sylvestris chromosome 14, drMalSylv7.2, whole genome shotgun sequence genome segment GTGTAGATGCCTCCATTTGGATGCGAGGTTTTGAACAAAGACATTGCCGTGAAAATTGGGGACTTTTTGTGGATCTGTTGCTTCAATGTTTTGGTGGGGATGATCGCGCAAACATTGAGTCCCGGCTTACTCACATTCAATAAAAGACTATTGTGGATGATTATCTGGCTGAATTCACCCGGCTTTCTTGCAGGGTAACAGATTGGACTGAAAACCAATAAAAACATGTATTCGTGGGTGGCCTAAAGGAGGACATCAGTCATGATGTCCTTGCTCTCGAACCCGAATCCCTCCATCAAGCCCAGAAACTAGCCAAATTTTTTGAAACTAAACTGCAAGCTCAACATTCAACCCGTCCTTATTTTACCCGATCTTACACAGCATATCAACCCACTCCCAATTCCTCTTTTCCCAAcccaacaccaccaccacataCAAAACCAACCTCCCAGCTCCATACCACCATTAAATGCTTAACATCAGCCGAAGTGCATGACAAAAGATGAGAAAACGAATGTTTTGGTTATCATGAACAATATTCTCCCACCCACAAATGCAAAACATCATTGCTCATTTTGCTTGAACCTACTCTGCCCGAGGAAGATCCTCCAGAATTCCACGATTGCAGCAACGACAACCCTACAGTCAAGGACAATACTTGTCATATGCTTGAACTGTTCTCTCTTCCGGGTATTAATATTGGACGACCCATACGACTGACAGACTATATTTCATCTAAACATATCACCATGTTGATTGACTCCGGAGCCGCGTGCAACCTATTGCATCCCCACATTGCTGAATAGTTAGGCCTCCATCTGGAGTCCATTACTCCCCGTGAAGTTCACAACAGCATCCCATGATCAATACTCCTCCAAACGTGTTACTGATGTGACTATAAAATTACAAGATTATACTTTGCACTGACCCTTCCTCTTATTGGATGTCCCTGGATGTGACCTCATATTGGGTGCCGAATGGTTGGAATCCCTGGGCTTTATTGGTTGGCACTTCAAGCAGAAAACAATGATATTCTCCGTAGGCGACAAAACTTACACACTCCAAGGCCTGACACCCTCAACATCCTTATTTCCTACATGTCACATGGTGGATCAATTACTAGATAATCCTTACTCTCTACTCGCTTCCATTGCTACCACAGATACTACCCTTACCCCACCTACAGATACTCATCCTGCCCTTTTCTCCCTCATCCACCGATACCAGCACTTATTCACCAACCCATCAGGTTTTCCACCTGAACGCTCCATTGACCACAAAATACCCCTTCTGCCCTCTACCAACCCCATCAATGTTCACCCCTACCGTTATCCCTACTACCAAAAAGCTGAGATTGAAAAACAAGTGCGGGAATTCTTGAATTCAGGTGTCATCCGACCTAGCTCCAGCCCCTTTTCCTCCCCGGTCCTTCTTGTTAAGAAGAAAGACGACACTTGGCGATTGTGTATTGATTATCGAGCCTTGAATGCTGCCACTATAAAAGATCTCTTTCCTATACCAGTAGTGGATAAACTTCTTGATGAACTGTCGGGCATCACCATATTTTCAAAATTGGACCTCAGGTTTGGTTACCACCAAATTTGAATGAGTATTGAGGACATTGCCAAAACTGCTTTTCGCACCCACGACGGACACTATGAATTCACGGTAATGCCTTTTGGCTTATCCAATACACCTGCaactgatcactcatatatttcatgcatttataccatccatttctaaagtctttgtgatgtttttgtgttaaaattgtggcattttacTTTATCTTGTGTTAATGTacagttaattttgttttaggattaatttcaaataaaatgggctgaaaagaaaataaaataatgagagAGTGCACTGGCGGGAcaacagaaaaaaagaaaaagcagaGGGAAAGAGGAAGTCAGGAAGGCAGTGCACTGGGAAGACATGAGAATGATGGAggaataaagaaaagaagaataaaagaaTGAGAAGGCATGGCAAACAGAGAGGAAAtggaacaaaagaaaagaataagggAATAAAATAAGAGGATGGCATGATTTGTTCAAGGCACACGGGTTGAgtggaaaacaaaagaaagaataaaagaaaaaaacagtgGAGGGAGGACTGAAAAGAAGATtaataaaagaataaacaaGGGAGAGGGCGAGACTGTGCgggaaaaattaaaagaaaataaacagaAACAAACAGAGCAGCAGGAAGCCAGTGCGCAAGAAGCACACGGTACAGAGTGCATGACATGGGGAACGACTGGCTGAAGCAGCAGAGCACAGAGAGCAGAAGGCGCAGCAGGCGCAGAGAGAGAGGAGCGCGGCAGAGAGCAAggcttcactctattttcttggttttatcttctcaaacccatgttttacttttggtttaatttgagaataatgtgtaactaatttttagtagttaggggctgttttgaagccccgaatatgatcgtaaatttgttgtgatattttgtttgaatgacttttatgaaaggatgaaaattgtttcactacttatgtcattgataaattctttatgtgtttctatggatgcatacatagtgagcatatctaggattttaatgctatgaatatatgtctgcctgcccttgttgaatgaggacctacatatgttctagagtagcacttgttaattgtggttaacatgtgaaacgatttctaggataagtaagacaacatcagtacttacgatgccttgtgatgactcaaactctttttattcttaatgatttctacttgttaaatctatgaacacaccattctagattgcatgctagggactaagttaagttgaaaacgccattctcttaacatactacgtaagaaagagtaataggttgagttctaacagtgagccaacttgagcatcttcatccggaaataaaagggatttgaatgaaacataacatacttacatgattatttggtggtggatagcatgtcccctaactcgttttcttaacttgtgaattaaaatctattggtattgtttaaaatctgtttctgtcctgtttttgtacgatttaatttaaatagcaaatcaactccaaaaatcccaaaacttTGTGAGACTGTCGTACTGTGTGTCTAGTTTATGTGTATAAATTTTGTTGCATTTGGATAAGTGTAAGTTAGTTTAATAATTAttgttcggtggctggtcagtggagacagccaccctgtttttgtgacatttttaagtatttggataaaacaatcttctgcgggaaagacccttattttcatatgctacaattgacaaatcttagtgttaataaggaaaattaataggattattgtgtgctactttgtggtgtgctttttaTTCCtaccaaattttggcgccgtgtCGCCGGGGATTGTTATTTCTGATtggttatattttatttttattatttttatttattatttttatttttatttacttttattattttctatttCTTGTATACttagtgtttttggttttgggtttattTCAGGTAATTTTTGTAGTATATGCATACTCGAAAGTCTAAGAGCATTGATCTAGCTTCCTACGATCCAGAGATTGAACGAACATTTCGAAAGCTTCAGAGAAAAATCAAGCGAAAGTGTGCATCGGTGTCTTTACCACCATCTTCTCCACCACATTTAAGttcggaagaggaggaggaaccaCAAGAAGGCATGGCTGATAACCGTACATTGAGGGAGTTGGCAATGCCAAATACGGATCAACAACCATTGTGCATCACATATCCAAATGCAGAAGGAGGATTTGAGCTTAAGTCTGGCATGATTCACTACTTGCCTAAGTTCTATGGCTTCTCAACAGAGGatgccaacaagcatctcatggAGTTTCACGTGGTATGCTCAAGAATGAGACCAGCAAATGTGGATGAGGAGCAAGTCAAGTTGAGGGCATTCCCATTTACATTAGAAGCCAAGGCAAAGGAGTGGCTTTACAATTTACCTCCGGGATCAATGAACACATGGAACCAGGTGAAGCACGCATTTTTGGAGCAATATTTTCCGGCCACAAAAGCTGCAAGCATAAAGAAAGACATGTGCAATCCGACAACAACATGGAGAGCCCTTTGGAGATTACTATGAGCGGTTCACACATTTGGTTGCATCTTGTCCTAACCATCAGATTTCAGAGCATCTTTTAATACAGTATTTTTATGAGGGATTGTATGGTACTGATCGTGTAATGCTTGATGCAGCAAGTGGCGAAGCATTCATGGACAAGACACCAATAAATGCTAAGGCATTATTAAAGAACATTGCTGGCAACACACGACAATTTGGAGGGAGAGATGAGCTACCTTTTAAGAAAGTTAACGAGATAAGTGCTAATTCTAGTATTGAATTACAATTAGCTAACTTGACTAATCTTGTGCAACAGGTTATTGTGGCTCCAAAACAGGTGTGTGGTGTATGTTCAATGATGGGACATGCCACGGACATGTGCCATTCGTTGATGGATCAAGGTGGTTTTGAGCAAGCTAATGCATTAGGAGGATTTCAAGGGCAACAAAGGCAAAAGTATGATCCCTATTCCAACAACTATAATGCAGGATGGCGCGATCATCCACACTTAAAGTGGAACAATCAAGACAATGGACAACAATCTGTTCCCAATAACTATAACCGTCCGCCTGGCTTCTTTCAAGCAAGACCGCAGGCACCATTTcagcctcaacaacaacaagctCCAAGTAAGTCTCTTGAGGATTTAATTGCTTCTTTAGCTAACTCGACTCAATCtcataaagaaaaaacagaCAAAGCAATTGAAAACCTTGAGCGCCAAATGAGTCAGTTAGCAAGTTTGATGGGGCAACAACACCAACCAGGAAGGTTGCCTAGCCAAACCGTGGTGAATCCAAATGCGGAGCAGATGAATGTTGTGACTTTAAGGAATGGAAAAGAAGTTTTTGAGCAAGAAGAGGCTTCAACAGAAACTGAAAAGTCTCATAAAGATACagaattgaacaaaaaaaattcagataAGGTAAATAAAGAAGttcaaaattcatttaactcatgtgtcccTATTCCTTTTCATCGTAGGTTTATGAAGTCTAAGAAAGAGCAAACTGATAAGGAAATCTTGGATACTTTCCGGAAAGTCCAAGTGAACTTACCTTTTTTAGATGCCATAAAACAAGTGCCCAAGTATGCAAAGTTCCTTAAAGAGCTTTGTACGAACAAGAGGAGATTCAATGATCAAGAAACTGTGGCATTAAGCGAGGAAGTATCAGCTGTTTTGCAGAGAAAGCTGCCACCGAAGTTAGAAGATGCCAATAGCTTTACCATTCCATGTGTAATTGGAGGCAAAAAGTTTGGGAGAGCATTGTGTGATTTGGGGGCATCCATCAATCTGATGCCATATTCAGTGTATGAGTCAttgaaccttggagacttgAAGGAAACAAAGGTAGTAATCCAGTTGGCAGATCGTTCAAATAGATATCCCAAAGGCCTATTGGAGGATGTACTTGTGCAAGTGAATGAGCTCATTTTTCCCGCTGACTTTTTTGTTCTTGAGATGGAACATGATCCTATGCCCACTGCACTTCCTCTTATATTGGGAAGACCATTCCTTAGAACAGAACGGACGAAGATTGATGTCTACGATGGTACCTTAACCATGGAAATTGATGGGGAAAGCGTTAAGTTCAGAATCTTCAATGTTATGGGGTATCCTAGTGAATTAGAATCTTGTTTGTCTATTGATGTGTTTGACTATTTTGTGCAGGATTGTTTTAATGAAGGTGTGGGACAAGATAATTTAGAGAAGGCATTAGTGCATAGCATTACACatggaaattttaattattcagAGCACATTGAAGAAGAATTAATCCAAACAGTGGCCTCTCTTGAGTGTCTTTCACCAATTCGTGGTAAGTGttcttcttattttatttctcttcctacttttaacgaaaaaactcttacttctgtgattcaggcatCCAAATTGGAGCTTAAACCAATTCCTGAAcatttgaagtatgcatttttGGGAGAGGATGAAACATTACCAGTCATCATATCGTCACAACTTTCAATAGAAGAGGGGGAGAAACTGATCCGGGTACTGAAGGATCACAAAACTGCCATAGCTTGGAGCATTGCAgatatcaaaggtataaatccaGCTACATGCATGCATAGAATTCTGTTGGAGGAAGGTGCAAAACCAACAAGGGAAGCTCAACGCCGTTTAAACCCACTCAGATGGAAGTCGTAAAAAAAGaggttatcaaacttcttgatgttGGCATCATGTCTCCTATTTTGGATAGCAAGTGGGTAAGCCCTATTCAAGTAGTCCCTAAACGATCTGGAGTCACAGTTGTTAAGAATGAAGCTAATGAGCTAATGCCTACACGTGTGCAAAGTAGTTGGAGAGTCTGTACAGACTATCGAAAGATAAAAGACCGGATACgtgttcaaagtgaatgggcatagACTCAAACCATATTACGAGTCTTTTGCGGAGCATGATGTGAAGGTTGTACCTCTCCAAGAACCAGTTTCCTTTGGATGATTACTCTTGGTACCATCTGGCTACGGACGTAAAAGCaagcgcttattgggaggcaacccaatatttctattcattgcctttttttgtcattttcaattttcttgtgtgctaaactgaattatttcttttctttgtatttggGTTATGTCCATCCTTGGAGTTGATTACAGAATTATAGTTTGGGGGTCATCATTTGATTTTACTGCACATTGGGGAAGTTTTTAGTCCAACTGCCGGAtcacttcaagtatcaccttccattcg includes the following:
- the LOC126599061 gene encoding uncharacterized protein LOC126599061 produces the protein MHTRKSKSIDLASYDPEIERTFRKLQRKIKRKCASVSLPPSSPPHLSSEEEEEPQEGMADNRTLRELAMPNTDQQPLCITYPNAEGGFELKSGMIHYLPKFYGFSTEDANKHLMEFHVVCSRMRPANVDEEQVKLRAFPFTLEAKAKEWLYNLPPGSMNTWNQISEHLLIQYFYEGLYGTDRVMLDAASGEAFMDKTPINAKALLKNIAGNTRQFGGRDELPFKKVNEISANSSIELQLANLTNLVQQVIVAPKQVCGVCSMMGHATDMCHSLMDQGGFEQANALGGFQGQQRQKYDPYSNNYNAGWRDHPHLKWNNQDNGQQSVPNNYNRPPGFFQARPQAPFQPQQQQAPSKSLEDLIASLANSTQSHKEKTDKAIENLERQMSQLASLMGQQHQPGRLPSQTVVNPNAEQMNVVTLRNGKEVFEQEEASTETEKSHKDTELNKKNSDKVNKEVQNSFNSCVPIPFHRRFMKSKKEQTDKEILDTFRKVQVNLPFLDAIKQVPKYAKFLKELCTNKRRFNDQETVALSEEVSAVLQRKLPPKLEDANSFTIPCVIGGKKFGRALCDLGASINLMPYSVYESLNLGDLKETKVVIQLADRSNRYPKGLLEDVLVQVNELIFPADFFVLEMEHDPMPTALPLILGRPFLRTERTKIDVYDGTLTMEIDGESVKFRIFNVMGYPSELESCLSIDVFDYFVQDCFNEGVGQDNLEKASKLELKPIPEHLKYAFLGEDETLPVIISSQLSIEEGEKLIRVLKDHKTAIAWSIADIKGNDIAISITTSCKVLVHS